A section of the Humulus lupulus chromosome 2, drHumLupu1.1, whole genome shotgun sequence genome encodes:
- the LOC133817533 gene encoding uncharacterized protein LOC133817533 — MEIPIDLIKQVQISLRSHASLSSYDPNDNSFPILPSLEEALASLDPSPPYLRCRHCNGRLLRGLQSFICVLCGGEATKEDLPPEPINFRNTLGYQWLLQSLSLDGSETVSSPVETNNSHRGRNAPKDEFPLSELLDLEIKWPSESERFESRFLKETPDQSKSSLNLSGVRLENFFAEEKNGDASDATVESSVSTNQVNTKHSVQGYGNLDLFENAQHFETAVLSNEGESNVSDSGWGANFQSASSAMPNEEAKPIDPFVGSVDLSNHMDEVFGAGKDKKDVETTGSSSMASEWFDDSWNNSKSGLTGPSDEFKTNTNVNTGSLVENVSYSSSKHVDWVQDTRWQSTSNKLPDSKADEGHDSFDDWNDFTSSTVTNNPPNSSLKQTSVPFDDMTSEVNLCSSTNHQPDINLFDSLSQQGVVSAAFSSPTGSTEGSKMLSEASSLDRTSGDNTMVGGNPEDVEKGRNAEIKSGANDVDMLLSQMHDLSFMRDSNLSVPSSQVEGFNSLSQN; from the exons ATGGAAATTCCAATCGATCTGATAAAGCAGGTACAGATCTCGCTCCGGAGCCACGCCAGTCTCTCCTCCTACGACCCAAACGACAACTCCTTCCCCATTCTCCCTTCCCTGGAAGAAGCTCTAGCGTCCCTTGATCCCTCGCCGCCATATCTTCGCTGCAGGCATTGCAATGGTAGACTCCTTAGGGGCTTACAGTCTTTCATTTGCGTCTTATGTGGTGGAGAAGCAACTAAGGAGGACCTCCCACCTGAACCCATCAATTTTCGAAACACTCTTGGTTATCAATGGCTTCTTCAGTCCTTGAGTTTGGATGGATCG GAGACCGTGTCATCACCTGTTGAAACCAATAATTCACACCGAGGAAGGAATGCACCGAAAGATGAATTCCCATTGTCTGAACTTTTAGATCTAGAGATAAAATGGCCTTCTGAATCGGAGAGATTTGAATCTCGTTTCCTAAAGGAGACGCCAGATCAGAGCAAAAGCTCCTTAAATTTGTCAGGAGTCAGGCTTGAGAATTTTTTTGCTGAAGAAAAGAATGGCGATGCTTCTGATGCGACTGTAGAGTCATCAGTGAGTACCAACCAGGTCAATACCAAACACAGTGTACAGGGTTATGGAAATCTTGATTTGTTTGAGAATGCTCAGCATTTTGAAACTGCTGTTCTATCTAATGAAGGTGAGAGTAATGTCTCTGATTCTGGTTGGGGTGCAAATTTTCAATCTGCTTCTTCTGCAATGCCTAATGAGGAAGCAAAACCGATTGACCCTTTTGTGGGTTCTGTGGATCTTTCCAATCACATGGATGAAGTATTTGGAGCTGGAAAAGACAAGAAAGATGTAGAGACAACAGGATCTTCATCCATGGCTAGTGAGTGGTTTGATGATTCTTGGAATAATTCCAAATCTGGGTTAACTGGTCCTTCAGATGAGTTTAAAACGAACACAAATGTGAATACTGGAAGCTTGGTGGAAAATGTGAGTTATTCTTCTTCAAAGCATGTTGATTGGGTCCAAGATACTAGATGGCAAAGTACTAGCAACAAGTTGCCTGACAGTAAGGCTGATGAGGGACATGATTCATTTGATGATTGGAATGACTTTACCAGCTCAACTGTTACAAACAATCCTCCTAATAGTTCTTTGAAACAAACCTCGGTGCCTTTTGATGACATGACATCAGAAGTAAATTTGTGTAGCTCAACTAATCACCAACCGGATATAAACTTGTTCGATAGCCTTTCACAACAAGGTGTCGTTTCAGCAGCATTTAGCAGTCCAACTGGTTCCACAGAAGGGAGTAAAATGCTGTCAGAAGCCTCTAGTTTAGACAG GACATCTGGTGATAATACAATGGTTGGAGGGAACCCAGAAGATGTCGAGAAGGGCAGAAATGCAGAAATCAAGTCTGGGGCAAATGATGTTGATATGTTGCTATCTCAAATGCATGATCTTTCTTTTATGCGCGACAGCAATCTTTCAGTCCCTTCCTCCCAAGTAGAGGGCTTCAACTCATTATCTCAAAATTGA